The following coding sequences are from one Solea solea chromosome 11, fSolSol10.1, whole genome shotgun sequence window:
- the wdr46 gene encoding WD repeat-containing protein 46: MASPGKANVKSPHVGKKKKPPARYWDKLQQEEGNNDENKDGKDGGKAQHAPRRTQKRKLEETRRDRNKFISGKSDPFPGPAPIPEERLQKFKRKDKIKKPRKGQRTLRATIAHSEQTCEMAKKQAARFDLLLPEDAGFLEGDKDEDTCTISQDDIADAVDITSGAKYFNLKLSQFGPYRLDYNKTGRHLLLGGRRGHVACIDWQSKQLMCEINVMESISDVKWLHSEEMYAVAQKKWLYIYDSKGIELHCIRKFNDVLRMQFLPYHFLLATASSTSFLQYLDVSVGKEVAAYCTKTGRLDVMCQNPHNAVIHLGHSNGTVTLWSPNQKEALVKMLCHQGGVRSVTVDKTGTYMVTSGMDKKLKVYDIRAFKPLKSYFLPAGASCLSLSHRGLLSAATGDIVQVYRDVWSCPVTKPYMAHRVRGTAWGLQFCPFEDVLGVGHGDGFTSMLVPGAGEPNFDGLDANPYRSVKQKREWEVKALLEKIQPELITLDPSELGKVDYATFEQRHQDRVKALGFDPLAKEKFVPKHKKKGRSSAGNIEKRKKQVAHEDQRDIIKQSVEDKLRKKDTGKEAASSLSGQKSALDRFKK, translated from the exons ATGGCGTCTCCTGGCAAGGCTAATGTGAAGAGCCCACACgtggggaaaaagaagaag CCTCCAGCTCGGTACTGGGATAAACTACAGCAGGAGGAAGGaaataatgatgaaaacaaagatggaaaagatggaggaaaagcccaacatgctccacgccggacacagaaaagaaaacttGAGGAAACCCGACGAGACAGAAATAAATTCATTTCAGGA AAATCCGACCCTTTCCCTGGCCCTGCTCCGATTCCTGAAGAAAGGCTGCAGAAGTTCAAGaggaaagataaaataaaaaag CCTCGCAAGGGCCAACGCACGTTGAGGGCAACGATAGCTCACTCTGAACAAACTTGTGAGATGGCCAAGAAACAAGCCGCTCGCTTTGACCTCCTTCTCCCTGAGGACGCAGG GTTTCTAGAAGGGGACAAAGACGAGGACACATGCACTATCTCTCAGGATGATATTGCGGATGCTGTGGATATAACATCTGGAGCAAAG TATTTTAACCTGAAGCTGTCTCAATTTGGACCATATCGACTGGATTATAACAAAACTGGACG TCATCTTTTGCTTGGTGGGAGGAGAGGTCATGTTGCCTGCATAGACTGGCAGTCCAAACAGCTGATGTGTGAAATTAATGTGATGGAGTCCATCAGTGACGTAAA gtGGCTCCACAGTGAGGAAATGTATGCAGTGGCTCAGAAGAAGTGGCTCTATATTTATGACTCTAAGGGAATAGAGCTTCACTGCATCCGCAAATTCAACGATGTCCTGCGTATGCAGTTCCTTCCCTACCACTTTTTGCTAGCCACAGCG AGTTCTACAAGTTTCCTGCAGTACTTGGACGTGTCTGTGGGTAAAGAGGTGGCAGCCTATTGCACCAAGACCGGTCGGCTGGACGTGATGTGCCAGAACCCTCATAATGCCGTCATCCACCTTGGACACTCCAACGGCACCGTCACCCTGTGGTCACCAAACCAAAAGGAAGCCCTCGTCAAGATGCTCTGTCACCAGGGCGGTGTTCGCTCAGTCACAGTCGACAAGACCGGCAC ATACATGGTTACGTCTGGAATGGATAAAAAGCTGAAGGTTTATGACATTAGAGCCTTCAAGCCGCTCAAGTCCTACTTCCTCCCCGCTGGAGCTTCCTGTTTGTCACTGAGCCACAGAGGGCTTCTGTCTGCAGCTACAGGAGATATTGTGCAG GTGTACAGGGACGTGTGGAGCTGTCCAGTGACCAAACCCTACATGGCCCACAGAGTGCGAGGAACAGCGTGGGGGCTGCAGTTCTGTCCCTTTGAGGACGTCCTCGGTGTGGGACATGGAGACGGTTTCACCAGCATGCTCGTCCCAG GTGCTGGTGAACCTAACTTTGACGGTTTGGATGCAAATCCGTACCGCAGTGTGAAGCAGAAGCGGGAATGGGAGGTCAAAGCTCTACTGGAGAAGATTCAGCCCGAACTCATCACCCTGGATCCAAGTGAACTGGGAAAAGTCGACTACGCCACCTTTGAACAACGGCACCAAGATCGAGTCAAAGCcctg GGCTTTGACCCACTCGCCAAAGAAAAGTTTGTGCCCAAGCACAAGAAAAAAGGACGTAGTTCTGCTGGCAATATTGAAAAGCGCAAGAAGCAAGTGGCTCATGAAGACCAGAGG GATATAATCAAGCAAAGTGTGGAGGACAAACTGCGAAAAAAGGACACTGGGAAGGAGGCGGCGTCGTCATTATCTGGGCAGAAATCTGCTCTggacagatttaaaaaatag
- the b3galt4 gene encoding beta-1,3-galactosyltransferase 4: protein MVGRGLWACKPRLGKRGSRLGVLPYYLCAAAGSAALLALLFVDFIESWVTAMSMSTVLEPHAGIIPPQSVPPTRPEEFLLMPSPLVCQRAKPYLITMVTSAPANQRARQTIRDTWGGEVEVRGLRVMTLFMVGISSDPGLSKLLVEEARERGDLIQGRFVDTYSNLTLKTLSMLGWTRRFCPQAHFMAKVDDDVLFNPSALLHFLNKSRNPYEQGDLYLGRVHLHVAPNRDPDSKHYLPVGAYPPSVFPDYCSGSAYVLSRSALLKISLAASASPLSTPLPPEDVFVGLCARTAGVQPSHCPFFSGGPGIPYGRCCYKAMVSIHHISPREMLQIWPDVHSSPPCSWLSVRASLGVCKVRAMLGTALGLERGL, encoded by the coding sequence ATGGTCGGACGGGGACTCTGGGCGTGTAAACCCCGGTTAGGAAAGCGTGGGAGTAGACTCGGGGTTCTGCCTTATTATCTGTGCGCGGCTGCAGGGAGCGCAGCTCTGCTGGCGCTGCTCTTCGTGGACTTCATCGAGTCATGGGTGACCGCCATGAGCATGAGCACTGTGCTGGAGCCGCACGCCGGCATCATCCCCCCGCAGAGCGTTCCTCCTACCAGACCCGAGGAGTTCCTCCTCATGCCCAGCCCGCTCGTGTGCCAGCGTGCCAAGCCTTATCTCATCACCATGGTTACCTCGGCTCCTGCCAATCAGAGGGCACGGCAGACGATCAGGGACACCTGGGGGGGAGAGGTGGAAGTGAGGGGCCTCCGGGTCATGACCCTCTTCATGGTGGGCATTTCCTCTGACCCGGGACTGTCCAAGTTGCTGGTGGAGGAGGCCCGGGAGCGAGGTGACCTCATTCAAGGACGTTTTGTGGACACGTACTCCAACCTGACCCTGAAGACCCTGTCCATGCTGGGCTGGACCCGCCGCTTCTGCCCCCAGGCTCACTTCATGGCCAAAGTGGACGATGACGTCCTGTTCAATCCCAGTGCTCTCCTGCACTTCTTGAACAAAAGCCGCAACCCCTATGAACAAGGAGACTTGTACCTGGGCAGGGTGCATCTCCATGTGGCTCCAAACCGCGACCCAGACAGCAAGCACTACCTCCCTGTAGGAGCCTACCCTCCATCCGTCTTTCCAGACTATTGCAGTGGTTCGGCTTATGTCCTGTCCCGCTCTGCATTGCTCAAAATTTCCCTGGCAGCCTCTGCCTCTCCTTTATCCACACCTCTGCCCCCTGAGGACGTGTTTGTTGGTCTGTGTGCTCGGACAGCTGGGGTGCAGCCCTCACACTGCCCTTTCTTCTCTGGTGGGCCAGGCATCCCTTATGGCCGCTGCTGCTATAAGGCCATGGTGTCCATCCATCACATCTCGCCCAGGGAGATGCTACAAATTTGGCCTGACGTTCACTCATCTCCTCCCTGCTCCTGGCTCAGTGTACGCGCTTCCCTGGGTGTGTGCAAAGTCAGGGCGATGCTCGGGACGGCCCTGGGCCTCGAGCGAGGGTTGTAA
- the nr2c2 gene encoding nuclear receptor subfamily 2 group C member 2 isoform X1 has protein sequence MASSLNLLAQQKVDSEHEAEVPSSPSDSAMSESPQRFQFISTEPATTPQRIQIVTDQQTGQKIQIVTTMNPSSTAPKQQFILTTADSSGGKVILASPDSHNTKQLIFTAADSLMPGRIQIVTDPVSMERLLGQSGDLSRSQPIEYCVVCGDKASGRHYGAVSCEGCKGFFKRSVRKNLTYSCRSKQDCVINKHHRNRCQFCRLRKCLKMGMKTESVQSERKPIDILPREKHANCAASTQKIYIRKDLNSPLIATPTFISDTETDGSRSSLLDQGMLVNIQQPVIQTDGTLLLATDSKMESGHGDLGTLANVVTSLANMSDSLKENLNNGNALDSQQEEQSASEITRAFDTLAKVFNPPERRSLLDKCISGTTIQLIGRDQETPIIEVEGPLLTDSHVGFKLTMPSPMPEYLNVHYICESASRLLFLSMHWARSIPAFSALGQEANTNLVRACWNELFTLGLAQCAHMMNLSTILTAIINHLQSSNQDDKLSGERVKQVMEHIWKFQEFCNGMTRLETDSYEYAYLKAIVLFSPDNCVLDHPGVDSSGQIEKLQEKALMELQDYVQKTYPDDMYRLTRILTRLPALRLMNSSITEELFFTGLIGNVSIDSIIPYILKMETAEYNSQDSDATD, from the exons ATGGCATCCAGCCTGAATCTGCTCGCTCAGCAGAAAGTGGATTCTGAGCACGAGGCAGAG GTTCCGTCCTCTCCGTCAGACTCCGCAATGAGTGAGTCTCCTCAGCGCTTTCAGTTCATTTCAACTGAGCCTGCGACAACACCACAGCGTATACAG ATTGTAACTGACCAGCAGACAGGTCAGAAGATTCAGATAGTGACCACGATGAACCCATCATCCACTGCTCCCAAGCAACAGTTTATTCTTACAACAGCTGACAGCTCAGGGGGCAAGGTTATCCTGGCCTCACCAGACAGCCACAACACTAAGCAGCTGATCTTCACTGCTGCAGACAGCCTGATGCCAGGAAGAATACAG ATTGTCACAGATCCAGTGTCTATGGAACGGTTGTTAGGACAGTCGGGGGACCTGAGCCGGTCACAGCCAATAGAGTACTGTGTGGTGTGTGGGGACAAGGCTTCAG ggCGTCACTATGGAGCAGTCAGTTGTGAGGGATGTAAAGGCTTCTTCAAGAGGAGTGTGAGGAAGAACCTGACCTACAGCTGCCGCAGCAAACAGGACTGTGTCATCAACAAACACCACCGCAATCGCTGCCAGTTCTGTCGGCTGAGGAAATGCCTTAAGATGGGAATGAAGACTGAGT CTGTCCAGAGTGAGAGAAAACCCATTGACATATTGCCCAGGGAGAAACATGCCAATTGTGCTGCCTCCACCCAGAAGATCTACATTCGCAAAGACCTAAACAGTCCACTCATCGCTACACCGACCTTTATCTCAGATACAGAGACAGATGGATCCAG ATCCAGCCTGCTGGACCAGGGGATGCTGGTTAACATCCAGCAGCCGGTCATCCAAACTGATGGAACTTTGCTGTTGGCCACTGACTCAAAG ATGGAGTCTGGGCATGGGGACCTGGGGACACTAGCCAATGTGGTGACATCGTTGGCCAACATGAGCGACTCGCTGAAAGAAAACCTAAACAATGGCAATGCGTTGGACAGCCAACAAGAGGAGCAGTCTGCCAGTGAGATAACTCG TGCCTTTGACACCCTGGCGAAAGTCTTCAACCCACCTGAGAGACGGAGTCTGTTGGATAAGTGTATCAGCGGAACAACAATCCAGCTGATTGGTAGAGACCAGGAGACCCCCATCATTGAAGTGGAGGGACCACTGCTCACGGACAGCCATGTCGGCTTTAAG CTGACCATGCCCAGCCCTATGCCGGAGTATCTGAATGTACACTACATCTGTGAGTCAGCGTCCaggcttctttttctctccatgcACTGGGCACGCTCTATCCCTGCCTTCTCAGCACTCGG tcaAGAGGCAAACACCAATCTGGTGCGAGCCTGCTGGAATGAGCTGTTCACTCTGGGTCTGGCTCAGTGCGCTCACATGATGAATCTGTCGACCATCCTCACTGCAATCATTAACCACCTACAGAGCAGCAACCAGGATG ACAAGCTTTCAGGGGAGAGGGTGAAGCAGGTGATGGAGCACATCTGGAAGTTCCAGGAATTCTGTAACGGCATGACAAGGCTGGAGACGGACAGCTACGAATATGCCTACCTGAAGGCTATAGTGTTGTTCAGCCCAG ATAATTGTGTGTTAGATCACCCAGGTGTGGACAGCAGTGGACAGATTGAAAAGTTACAGGAGAAGGCGCTGATGGAGCTGCAGGACTATGTGCAGAAAACATATCCTGACGACATGTACAG GTTGACCCGTATCTTGACTCGTCTCCCCGCCCTACGCCTCATGAACTCAAGTATCACAGAGGAGCTCTTCTTCACTGGTTTAATAGGTAATGTTTCTATTGACAGCATTATTCCCTACATCCTCAAGATGGAGACAGCTGAATATAACAGCCAAGACTCTGATGCTACAGACTGA
- the nr2c2 gene encoding nuclear receptor subfamily 2 group C member 2 isoform X3, producing MASSLNLLAQQKVDSEHEAEVPSSPSDSAMSESPQRFQFISTEPATTPQRIQIVTDPVSMERLLGQSGDLSRSQPIEYCVVCGDKASGRHYGAVSCEGCKGFFKRSVRKNLTYSCRSKQDCVINKHHRNRCQFCRLRKCLKMGMKTESVQSERKPIDILPREKHANCAASTQKIYIRKDLNSPLIATPTFISDTETDGSRSSLLDQGMLVNIQQPVIQTDGTLLLATDSKMESGHGDLGTLANVVTSLANMSDSLKENLNNGNALDSQQEEQSASEITRAFDTLAKVFNPPERRSLLDKCISGTTIQLIGRDQETPIIEVEGPLLTDSHVGFKLTMPSPMPEYLNVHYICESASRLLFLSMHWARSIPAFSALGQEANTNLVRACWNELFTLGLAQCAHMMNLSTILTAIINHLQSSNQDDKLSGERVKQVMEHIWKFQEFCNGMTRLETDSYEYAYLKAIVLFSPDNCVLDHPGVDSSGQIEKLQEKALMELQDYVQKTYPDDMYRLTRILTRLPALRLMNSSITEELFFTGLIGNVSIDSIIPYILKMETAEYNSQDSDATD from the exons ATGGCATCCAGCCTGAATCTGCTCGCTCAGCAGAAAGTGGATTCTGAGCACGAGGCAGAG GTTCCGTCCTCTCCGTCAGACTCCGCAATGAGTGAGTCTCCTCAGCGCTTTCAGTTCATTTCAACTGAGCCTGCGACAACACCACAGCGTATACAG ATTGTCACAGATCCAGTGTCTATGGAACGGTTGTTAGGACAGTCGGGGGACCTGAGCCGGTCACAGCCAATAGAGTACTGTGTGGTGTGTGGGGACAAGGCTTCAG ggCGTCACTATGGAGCAGTCAGTTGTGAGGGATGTAAAGGCTTCTTCAAGAGGAGTGTGAGGAAGAACCTGACCTACAGCTGCCGCAGCAAACAGGACTGTGTCATCAACAAACACCACCGCAATCGCTGCCAGTTCTGTCGGCTGAGGAAATGCCTTAAGATGGGAATGAAGACTGAGT CTGTCCAGAGTGAGAGAAAACCCATTGACATATTGCCCAGGGAGAAACATGCCAATTGTGCTGCCTCCACCCAGAAGATCTACATTCGCAAAGACCTAAACAGTCCACTCATCGCTACACCGACCTTTATCTCAGATACAGAGACAGATGGATCCAG ATCCAGCCTGCTGGACCAGGGGATGCTGGTTAACATCCAGCAGCCGGTCATCCAAACTGATGGAACTTTGCTGTTGGCCACTGACTCAAAG ATGGAGTCTGGGCATGGGGACCTGGGGACACTAGCCAATGTGGTGACATCGTTGGCCAACATGAGCGACTCGCTGAAAGAAAACCTAAACAATGGCAATGCGTTGGACAGCCAACAAGAGGAGCAGTCTGCCAGTGAGATAACTCG TGCCTTTGACACCCTGGCGAAAGTCTTCAACCCACCTGAGAGACGGAGTCTGTTGGATAAGTGTATCAGCGGAACAACAATCCAGCTGATTGGTAGAGACCAGGAGACCCCCATCATTGAAGTGGAGGGACCACTGCTCACGGACAGCCATGTCGGCTTTAAG CTGACCATGCCCAGCCCTATGCCGGAGTATCTGAATGTACACTACATCTGTGAGTCAGCGTCCaggcttctttttctctccatgcACTGGGCACGCTCTATCCCTGCCTTCTCAGCACTCGG tcaAGAGGCAAACACCAATCTGGTGCGAGCCTGCTGGAATGAGCTGTTCACTCTGGGTCTGGCTCAGTGCGCTCACATGATGAATCTGTCGACCATCCTCACTGCAATCATTAACCACCTACAGAGCAGCAACCAGGATG ACAAGCTTTCAGGGGAGAGGGTGAAGCAGGTGATGGAGCACATCTGGAAGTTCCAGGAATTCTGTAACGGCATGACAAGGCTGGAGACGGACAGCTACGAATATGCCTACCTGAAGGCTATAGTGTTGTTCAGCCCAG ATAATTGTGTGTTAGATCACCCAGGTGTGGACAGCAGTGGACAGATTGAAAAGTTACAGGAGAAGGCGCTGATGGAGCTGCAGGACTATGTGCAGAAAACATATCCTGACGACATGTACAG GTTGACCCGTATCTTGACTCGTCTCCCCGCCCTACGCCTCATGAACTCAAGTATCACAGAGGAGCTCTTCTTCACTGGTTTAATAGGTAATGTTTCTATTGACAGCATTATTCCCTACATCCTCAAGATGGAGACAGCTGAATATAACAGCCAAGACTCTGATGCTACAGACTGA
- the nr2c2 gene encoding nuclear receptor subfamily 2 group C member 2 isoform X2 produces MASSLNLLAQQKVDSEHEAEVPSSPSDSAMSESPQRFQFISTEPATTPQRIQIVTDQQTGQKIQIVTTMNPSSTAPKQQFILTTADSSGGKVILASPDSHNTKQLIFTAADSLMPGRIQIVTDPVSMERLLGQSGDLSRSQPIEYCVVCGDKASGRHYGAVSCEGCKGFFKRSVRKNLTYSCRSKQDCVINKHHRNRCQFCRLRKCLKMGMKTESVQSERKPIDILPREKHANCAASTQKIYIRKDLNSPLIATPTFISDTETDGSRSSLLDQGMLVNIQQPVIQTDGTLLLATDSKMESGHGDLGTLANVVTSLANMSDSLKENLNNGNALDSQQEEQSASEITRAFDTLAKVFNPPERRSLLDKCISGTTIQLIGRDQETPIIEVEGPLLTDSHVGFKLTMPSPMPEYLNVHYICESASRLLFLSMHWARSIPAFSALGQEANTNLVRACWNELFTLGLAQCAHMMNLSTILTAIINHLQSSNQDDKLSGERVKQVMEHIWKFQEFCNGMTRLETDSYEYAYLKAIVLFSPDHPGVDSSGQIEKLQEKALMELQDYVQKTYPDDMYRLTRILTRLPALRLMNSSITEELFFTGLIGNVSIDSIIPYILKMETAEYNSQDSDATD; encoded by the exons ATGGCATCCAGCCTGAATCTGCTCGCTCAGCAGAAAGTGGATTCTGAGCACGAGGCAGAG GTTCCGTCCTCTCCGTCAGACTCCGCAATGAGTGAGTCTCCTCAGCGCTTTCAGTTCATTTCAACTGAGCCTGCGACAACACCACAGCGTATACAG ATTGTAACTGACCAGCAGACAGGTCAGAAGATTCAGATAGTGACCACGATGAACCCATCATCCACTGCTCCCAAGCAACAGTTTATTCTTACAACAGCTGACAGCTCAGGGGGCAAGGTTATCCTGGCCTCACCAGACAGCCACAACACTAAGCAGCTGATCTTCACTGCTGCAGACAGCCTGATGCCAGGAAGAATACAG ATTGTCACAGATCCAGTGTCTATGGAACGGTTGTTAGGACAGTCGGGGGACCTGAGCCGGTCACAGCCAATAGAGTACTGTGTGGTGTGTGGGGACAAGGCTTCAG ggCGTCACTATGGAGCAGTCAGTTGTGAGGGATGTAAAGGCTTCTTCAAGAGGAGTGTGAGGAAGAACCTGACCTACAGCTGCCGCAGCAAACAGGACTGTGTCATCAACAAACACCACCGCAATCGCTGCCAGTTCTGTCGGCTGAGGAAATGCCTTAAGATGGGAATGAAGACTGAGT CTGTCCAGAGTGAGAGAAAACCCATTGACATATTGCCCAGGGAGAAACATGCCAATTGTGCTGCCTCCACCCAGAAGATCTACATTCGCAAAGACCTAAACAGTCCACTCATCGCTACACCGACCTTTATCTCAGATACAGAGACAGATGGATCCAG ATCCAGCCTGCTGGACCAGGGGATGCTGGTTAACATCCAGCAGCCGGTCATCCAAACTGATGGAACTTTGCTGTTGGCCACTGACTCAAAG ATGGAGTCTGGGCATGGGGACCTGGGGACACTAGCCAATGTGGTGACATCGTTGGCCAACATGAGCGACTCGCTGAAAGAAAACCTAAACAATGGCAATGCGTTGGACAGCCAACAAGAGGAGCAGTCTGCCAGTGAGATAACTCG TGCCTTTGACACCCTGGCGAAAGTCTTCAACCCACCTGAGAGACGGAGTCTGTTGGATAAGTGTATCAGCGGAACAACAATCCAGCTGATTGGTAGAGACCAGGAGACCCCCATCATTGAAGTGGAGGGACCACTGCTCACGGACAGCCATGTCGGCTTTAAG CTGACCATGCCCAGCCCTATGCCGGAGTATCTGAATGTACACTACATCTGTGAGTCAGCGTCCaggcttctttttctctccatgcACTGGGCACGCTCTATCCCTGCCTTCTCAGCACTCGG tcaAGAGGCAAACACCAATCTGGTGCGAGCCTGCTGGAATGAGCTGTTCACTCTGGGTCTGGCTCAGTGCGCTCACATGATGAATCTGTCGACCATCCTCACTGCAATCATTAACCACCTACAGAGCAGCAACCAGGATG ACAAGCTTTCAGGGGAGAGGGTGAAGCAGGTGATGGAGCACATCTGGAAGTTCCAGGAATTCTGTAACGGCATGACAAGGCTGGAGACGGACAGCTACGAATATGCCTACCTGAAGGCTATAGTGTTGTTCAGCCCAG ATCACCCAGGTGTGGACAGCAGTGGACAGATTGAAAAGTTACAGGAGAAGGCGCTGATGGAGCTGCAGGACTATGTGCAGAAAACATATCCTGACGACATGTACAG GTTGACCCGTATCTTGACTCGTCTCCCCGCCCTACGCCTCATGAACTCAAGTATCACAGAGGAGCTCTTCTTCACTGGTTTAATAGGTAATGTTTCTATTGACAGCATTATTCCCTACATCCTCAAGATGGAGACAGCTGAATATAACAGCCAAGACTCTGATGCTACAGACTGA